A single region of the Acidobacteriota bacterium genome encodes:
- a CDS encoding sodium:solute symporter family protein produces the protein MSLFAWSWMFLILYIVGMLTFGWIASRRISNADDFATARSSYGPYFLALAFAATTASGATFLGSPGLGYDFGMASVWGKFLYPMGVYFGVLITIRLVANSGHKFGNRSIPEYLGDRYQSDGVRLLVSVFSLVLFFYIAAQLVSGLVMFETMLGLEPLTALIITSGVLLVYVVLGGAHADIITDGVQGMMMLGVAIVVIVMFLFASGMDGGLGALVSNLREQDPNLVGPLNRSNSLYDSWWAIACVLFAHIPLGMLPHIGNKVWALKNDGDRMRFVKLAFAVGLTMGMLGLGGILARGVLGTELMEAGRNSNEALPALFIELFPTWLAALIGVGILAAIMSTADGLVVSSSQIVANDIYRRSIVPKYSPDLNDKELDRRVLVISRWSTVIVLVLCTWLAWAMQDMNIALLVWVGTGGMMAAFAGPLVVGGLWRGVTLAGAYTGLVSGMLTFVLLRSGLPWMIVDPGSLGPLSGVAEWLAHYQINPYSCAVVGEVVSIAGTYVVSKLTQPLPESHVERLFSAPAETAEAAGG, from the coding sequence ATGAGTCTGTTTGCCTGGTCGTGGATGTTCCTCATCCTCTACATCGTCGGCATGCTCACGTTCGGCTGGATCGCCAGCCGGCGAATCAGCAACGCGGACGACTTCGCCACCGCCCGCAGCAGCTACGGCCCGTACTTCCTCGCCCTGGCCTTCGCCGCCACGACCGCCAGCGGCGCCACCTTCCTCGGCAGCCCCGGCCTCGGCTACGACTTCGGGATGGCCAGCGTCTGGGGCAAGTTCCTCTATCCGATGGGGGTGTACTTCGGAGTCCTGATCACGATCAGGCTGGTCGCCAACTCCGGCCACAAGTTCGGAAACCGTTCGATCCCGGAGTACCTGGGCGACCGCTACCAGAGCGACGGCGTGCGGCTGCTGGTCTCGGTCTTCTCCCTGGTGCTGTTCTTCTACATCGCCGCACAACTCGTATCGGGGCTGGTCATGTTCGAGACGATGCTCGGGCTCGAGCCGCTGACGGCGCTGATCATCACTTCCGGCGTCCTTCTCGTCTACGTCGTCCTCGGCGGCGCCCACGCCGACATCATCACCGATGGCGTCCAGGGGATGATGATGCTCGGCGTCGCGATCGTGGTGATCGTCATGTTCCTGTTCGCCTCCGGGATGGACGGCGGGCTCGGCGCCCTCGTCAGCAATCTGCGCGAGCAGGATCCGAACCTGGTCGGGCCGCTGAACAGGTCGAACTCCCTGTACGACTCCTGGTGGGCCATTGCCTGCGTCCTGTTCGCCCACATTCCGCTCGGCATGCTGCCCCACATCGGCAACAAGGTGTGGGCGCTCAAGAACGACGGCGACCGGATGCGCTTCGTCAAGCTCGCCTTCGCGGTCGGTCTGACGATGGGCATGCTGGGCCTGGGCGGCATCCTCGCCCGCGGCGTCCTCGGCACCGAACTCATGGAGGCCGGGCGCAACTCGAACGAGGCGCTGCCAGCGCTCTTCATCGAGCTGTTCCCGACCTGGCTGGCGGCCCTGATCGGCGTCGGCATCCTGGCGGCGATCATGTCGACCGCGGACGGCCTCGTCGTCTCGTCATCGCAGATCGTCGCCAACGACATCTACCGGCGCTCGATCGTTCCCAAGTACAGCCCCGACCTGAACGACAAGGAACTCGATCGCCGCGTCCTCGTGATCAGCCGCTGGAGCACGGTCATCGTCCTGGTGCTGTGTACCTGGCTGGCCTGGGCGATGCAGGACATGAACATCGCCCTCCTGGTCTGGGTCGGCACCGGCGGCATGATGGCCGCCTTCGCCGGCCCGCTGGTGGTCGGAGGCCTCTGGCGCGGCGTCACTCTGGCCGGCGCCTACACGGGCCTCGTCAGCGGCATGCTCACCTTCGTTCTGCTGCGTAGCGGCCTGCCGTGGATGATCGTCGACCCCGGCTCGCTCGGTCCGCTGTCGGGCGTAGCAGAGTGGCTCGCGCACTACCAGATCAATCCGTACTCGTGCGCGGTGGTCGGCGAGGTCGTCTCCATCGCCGGGACCTATGTCGTCTCCAAGCTGACGCAGCCACTGCCTGAATCCCACGTCGAGCGGCTGTTCAGCGCGCCGGCCGAGACCGCCGAGGCCGCAGGGGGTTAG
- a CDS encoding glutathione S-transferase family protein → MTVEQTRDARMVLWGCSTSRTLRAHWALAELELDYEHRPIGPRTGETQTDEFTRLNPRQKIPLLQDGDLVLAESAAIVNYLAAEYGQPDGLIPDAGTEARARYDQWSFFVMMELDAHTLYVIRKHRDLAYLYGEAPAAIQTASEGFAKQSAVAELEFADGREFLLGDRFTSVDILLGSCLDWAVAYGEPIGPRLSAYRDRLNSRPAYLHAVQANFFTRPELLPPSLRGEGATANLP, encoded by the coding sequence ATGACAGTCGAGCAGACCAGAGATGCACGGATGGTGCTCTGGGGCTGCAGCACGTCGCGGACGCTCCGCGCTCACTGGGCGCTCGCTGAGCTGGAACTGGACTACGAGCACCGGCCGATCGGTCCGCGGACGGGCGAAACGCAGACCGACGAGTTCACCAGGCTCAATCCGCGGCAGAAGATCCCGCTGCTCCAGGATGGCGATCTCGTGCTCGCCGAGAGCGCCGCGATCGTCAACTACCTGGCCGCGGAGTACGGCCAGCCGGACGGACTGATTCCAGACGCCGGTACGGAGGCGCGGGCGCGCTACGACCAGTGGTCGTTCTTCGTGATGATGGAGCTCGACGCTCACACGCTCTACGTGATCCGCAAGCACCGCGACCTCGCGTACCTCTACGGCGAGGCGCCGGCGGCGATTCAGACCGCGAGCGAGGGCTTCGCCAAGCAGTCGGCGGTGGCGGAACTCGAGTTCGCCGACGGGCGGGAGTTCCTGCTCGGTGACCGGTTCACCAGTGTCGACATCCTGCTAGGCAGTTGCCTGGACTGGGCGGTTGCCTACGGCGAGCCGATCGGTCCGCGGCTTTCTGCTTATCGCGATCGTCTGAACTCGCGCCCCGCCTATCTCCACGCTGTGCAGGCGAACTTCTTCACCAGGCCCGAACTGCTGCCGCCGTCTCTACGCGGCGAGGGAGCGACGGCCAACTTGCCCTGA
- a CDS encoding DUF1295 domain-containing protein, translating to MPDINFIPHPLVGTPMGAALDLYVILAILCWLTSVITREYSWVDRLWSICPPVYCLIVAFSTDFEFSRVNVMTLLVLLWGLRLTFNFARKGGYWKGGEDYRWATVRERFGPVAIQVMNATIIAPGQMLLIWWFTSPIHAAWEAGDTPLGGLDFVAAGLFLLLLIGETVADEQMWAFQQDKKRRVAAGEEVAQPFMNRGLFRICRHPNYLCEMGMWCAFYLFAVAASGEWLHWTGFGCLGLIGLVVGSIPLAESISAARYPSYPEYKASTPCLIPGLRLGKP from the coding sequence ATGCCGGACATCAACTTCATCCCCCACCCGCTCGTCGGCACGCCGATGGGCGCCGCGCTCGACCTGTACGTGATCCTGGCGATCCTGTGCTGGCTCACCTCGGTCATCACCCGCGAGTACTCCTGGGTGGACCGCCTCTGGTCGATCTGCCCGCCCGTCTACTGCCTGATCGTGGCCTTCTCCACGGACTTCGAGTTCTCGCGAGTCAACGTGATGACCCTCCTCGTGCTGCTCTGGGGGCTACGCCTCACCTTCAACTTCGCCCGCAAGGGGGGCTACTGGAAGGGCGGCGAGGACTACCGCTGGGCCACCGTCAGGGAGCGCTTCGGCCCCGTCGCCATCCAGGTCATGAACGCGACGATCATCGCGCCCGGCCAGATGCTGCTGATCTGGTGGTTCACGTCGCCGATCCACGCGGCCTGGGAGGCGGGGGACACGCCGCTGGGCGGACTCGACTTCGTCGCCGCCGGGCTGTTCCTTCTCCTCCTGATCGGCGAGACCGTCGCCGACGAGCAGATGTGGGCCTTCCAGCAGGACAAGAAACGCCGGGTCGCGGCCGGCGAGGAAGTCGCTCAACCGTTCATGAATCGCGGCCTCTTCCGAATCTGCCGCCATCCGAACTACCTGTGCGAGATGGGCATGTGGTGTGCTTTCTACCTGTTCGCCGTCGCGGCGTCGGGCGAGTGGCTCCACTGGACCGGTTTCGGCTGTCTGGGACTGATCGGCCTCGTCGTCGGGTCAATACCGCTCGCGGAGTCCATCTCGGCCGCCAGGTATCCGTCGTACCCGGAGTACAAGGCCTCCACTCCCTGCCTCATTCCGGGCTTGCGCCTCGGCAAACCGTAG
- a CDS encoding serine hydrolase produces the protein MIRLRPRGQYAPLATAAAALLLAVFVLAPAYAAEPELQHAKPADVGMDPAGLKKLNEAMHGMVDGGKLAGVVTMVSRKGKVVHFDAYGKRDIENGVPIEKDTIFRIYSMTKPIVGVAMMTYYDEGRFALDDPVSKLIPEFKGLKVAKEDGPDGNPITEDADHPMTMRELMNHTAGLTYGLFSRSQVDTLYTKAGIITDPNQNLKDMIDKLAKIPLRQQPGSMWHYSVAVDVQGYVLEVLAGKPLDEVLNERLFGPLGMKDTAFWVEPGKADRFSRIYTPNAEGKLVSPPNGQYLQKPKFLSGGGGLVGTATDYMRFAQMLANGGELDGVRILKPETVKLMHTDHLPEGVTDMGPLYRGNRFGLDFSIVTDPNPATDHERARGEYWWYGIGGTWFGINPIQDLVVVGMIQSRDFQASSAARWASKRLAYEAIVD, from the coding sequence GTGATCCGATTGCGTCCTCGGGGGCAGTACGCCCCGCTCGCCACCGCCGCCGCTGCCCTGCTGCTGGCGGTCTTCGTTCTCGCGCCGGCGTACGCCGCCGAGCCGGAACTGCAGCACGCCAAGCCGGCCGACGTCGGCATGGATCCGGCCGGCCTCAAGAAGCTCAACGAGGCGATGCACGGCATGGTCGACGGCGGCAAGCTCGCCGGCGTCGTCACGATGGTCTCGCGCAAGGGCAAGGTGGTCCACTTCGACGCCTACGGCAAGCGGGACATCGAGAACGGCGTTCCCATCGAGAAGGACACGATCTTCCGGATCTACTCGATGACCAAGCCGATCGTCGGGGTCGCAATGATGACCTACTACGACGAGGGCCGCTTCGCGCTCGACGACCCTGTATCGAAGTTGATTCCCGAGTTCAAGGGCCTCAAGGTCGCGAAGGAGGACGGTCCCGACGGCAACCCGATCACGGAAGACGCCGATCATCCGATGACGATGCGGGAACTGATGAACCACACGGCCGGACTGACCTACGGGCTGTTCTCGCGGTCCCAGGTGGACACGCTCTACACGAAGGCGGGCATCATCACGGACCCGAACCAGAACCTGAAGGACATGATCGATAAGCTGGCGAAGATCCCGCTCCGCCAGCAGCCCGGCTCGATGTGGCACTACAGCGTCGCCGTCGACGTCCAGGGCTATGTGCTCGAGGTGCTCGCCGGCAAGCCGCTCGACGAGGTCCTGAACGAGCGGCTCTTCGGGCCCCTGGGCATGAAGGACACCGCTTTCTGGGTGGAGCCGGGCAAGGCGGACCGCTTCTCGCGGATCTACACGCCGAACGCCGAGGGCAAGCTGGTCAGTCCGCCCAATGGCCAGTACCTCCAGAAGCCGAAGTTTCTCTCCGGCGGCGGCGGCCTCGTCGGCACCGCGACCGACTACATGCGCTTCGCCCAGATGCTGGCGAACGGTGGCGAACTGGACGGTGTCCGCATCCTGAAGCCGGAGACGGTAAAGCTGATGCACACCGACCACCTGCCCGAAGGCGTCACCGACATGGGTCCGCTCTACCGCGGCAACCGCTTCGGCCTGGACTTCTCGATCGTCACCGATCCGAACCCGGCGACCGACCATGAGCGCGCCAGGGGCGAGTACTGGTGGTACGGGATCGGCGGCACCTGGTTCGGTATCAACCCGATCCAGGACCTGGTCGTTGTCGGCATGATCCAGAGCCGCGACTTCCAGGCGTCCTCAGCCGCGCGGTGGGCCAGCAAGCGCCTCGCGTACGAAGCGATTGTCGACTGA